The proteins below are encoded in one region of Triticum aestivum cultivar Chinese Spring chromosome 1B, IWGSC CS RefSeq v2.1, whole genome shotgun sequence:
- the LOC123086388 gene encoding replication factor C subunit 3 isoform X2, whose product MATETPTASPTARTLSAAFADDRRREDRHRAVPAGLVKLMLHRWGAACLPKSRAALSARARAATPPPQTQTRPLSASTPPAAQVPARQGHADARNVAARRPLREREEAAAVAVARAPTPTGSQDKPVKAAGGGSGDTATTVCRGANIWVRVPRKRTSSPRVDSPQQLSVESTGSAADDEYVWADRYRPSLLGEFICNKAVADELHRLVTEQECNHFIFEGAQAVGKRSMVLALLRDAFGPHNLQVQEHSRRMELKGEMARHIDVKVKISGHHVEVNLADLHGYENHVITSLLNESILPPDSICDHTNCKVIVVHDADRLSSDFQHYIGWFLGRYAGCNKIIFCSSDSSNLEAVKHLCKVVTLQPPSFEEMIKVLEFIAMKEGIDLPRGIASRIAVSAGNNLRQAIRSFEATWRANYPFIEGQPILAGWEEEIYNVAKKILEEPSPKQLYLIRGKIRKMIEHSVSPYFIFRHLVTELKRDRDKDFQNSVDELASEFNHCAGRRFQKEQLKEYRSQDTTLVISIEHLSKEGRDQGEAIQHFIKIEEFTARFMSFYRSFTGKNSGKGGIL is encoded by the exons ATGGCGACCGAGACCCCGACCGCCTCCCCCACCGCCCGCACCCTCTCCGCGGCCTTCGCCGACGACCGCCGACGCGAGGACAGGCACCGGGCCGTGCCCGCCGGGCTCGTCAAGCTCATGCTCCACCGCTGGGGCGCCGCCTGCCTCCCCAAAAGCAGGGCCGCTCtcagcgcccgcgcccgcgccgccaccccgcccccGCAGACGCAGACCCGGCCGTTGTCCGCGTCGACGCCCCCGGCGGCGCAGGTGCCGGCACGCCAGGGCCACGCGGACGCGCGGAATGTCGCGGCGAGGAGGCCtttgagggagagagaggaagccgCCGCCGTCGCGGTCGCCCGAGCGCCGACGCCGACGGGATCCCAAGACAAGCCCGTGAAGGCTGCGGGCGGTGGGAGCGGCGATACGGCCACCACCGTTTGTAGAGGAGCAAACATCTGGGTGAGGGTCCCGCGCAAGCGAACGTCGTCGCCGCGGGTGGACTCTCCGCAGCAGCTGTCGGTGGAATCGACGGGGTCGGCGGCGGACGACGAGTACGTGTGGGCGGACAGGTACCGGCCCAGTCTGCTCGGGGAATTCATCTGCAACAAGGCCGTCGCCGACGAGCTCCACCGGCTG GTTACGGAACAAGAGTGCAACCATTTCATCTTCGAAGGCGCGCAGGCGGTCGGGAAGAGAAGCATGGTGCTGGCCCTTCTAAGGGATGCTTTTGGTCCTCATAATCTGCAG GTACAGGAACACTCAAGGAGGATGGAACTGAAGGGAGAAATGGCCAGACACATTGATGTGAAAGTCAAGATTTCAGGTCATCATGTGGAGGTTAACTTGGCTGATTTACATGGCTACGAGAATCATGTCATAACCTCTTTGCTAAATGAATCAATCCTGCCACCAGACTCGATCTGCGATCATACTAACTGCAAAG TGATTGTGGTCCACGACGCTGACAGACTCTCCTCCGATTTTCAACATTATATCGGTTGGTTTCTGGGAAGGTATGCAGGTTGCAACAAAATCATCTTCTGCTCCTCCGATTCTTCAAACCTTGAGGCTGTGAAACATCTATGCAAGGTCGTCACGCTTCAGCCACCTTCATTTGAGGAG ATGATCAAGGTTCTGGAGTTCATTGCTATGAAAGAAGGCATAGATTTGCCTCGCGGAATTGCCAGTAGAATTGCAGTGAGCGCAGGCAACAATCTCCGACAGGCAATACGTTCTTTTGAAGCTACATGGAGAGCAAA CTACCCATTCATAGAAGGTCAACCTATTCTGGCAGGATGGGAGGAAGAAATATATAATGTGGCCAAGAAAATCCTGGAGGAGCCAAGTCCAAAGCA GCTGTATCTCATTCGGGGGAAGATCAGAAAAATGATTGAGCATAGCGTGTCACCTTATTTCATTTTCCGT CACCTGGTTACTGAACTGAAAAGGGACAGGGATAAAGATTTTCAGAATAGCGTCGATGAACTGGCATCGGAGTTTAACCAT TGCGCAGGCCGCAGGTTTCAGAAAGAACAACTCAAAGAATACAGATCTCAGGACACAACTTTGGTCATCAGTATAGAACATTTGTCCAAGGAAGGCCGTGACCAAGGGGAAGCCATCCAACACTTCATAAAGATTGAAG AATTCACCGCGAGGTTCATGAGCTTCTACAGATCTTTCACAGGGAAGAACTCGGGTAAAGGGGGTATTCTATGA
- the LOC123086388 gene encoding replication factor C subunit 3 isoform X1: protein MATETPTASPTARTLSAAFADDRRREDRHRAVPAGLVKLMLHRWGAACLPKSRAALSARARAATPPPQTQTRPLSASTPPAAQVPARQGHADARNVAARRPLREREEAAAVAVARAPTPTGSQDKPVKAAGGGSGDTATTVCRGANIWVRVPRKRTSSPRVDSPQQLSVESTGSAADDEYVWADRYRPSLLGEFICNKAVADELHRLVTEQECNHFIFEGAQAVGKRSMVLALLRDAFGPHNLQVQEHSRRMELKGEMARHIDVKVKISGHHVEVNLADLHGYENHVITSLLNESILPPDSICDHTNCKVIVVHDADRLSSDFQHYIGWFLGRYAGCNKIIFCSSDSSNLEAVKHLCKVVTLQPPSFEEMIKVLEFIAMKEGIDLPRGIASRIAVSAGNNLRQAIRSFEATWRANYPFIEGQPILAGWEEEIYNVAKKILEEPSPKQLYLIRGKIRKMIEHSVSPYFIFRHLVTELKRDRDKDFQNSVDELASEFNHCAGRRFQKEQLKEYRSQDTTLVISIEHLSKEGRDQGEAIQHFIKIEEFTVRFMSFYRSRQNSPRGS from the exons ATGGCGACCGAGACCCCGACCGCCTCCCCCACCGCCCGCACCCTCTCCGCGGCCTTCGCCGACGACCGCCGACGCGAGGACAGGCACCGGGCCGTGCCCGCCGGGCTCGTCAAGCTCATGCTCCACCGCTGGGGCGCCGCCTGCCTCCCCAAAAGCAGGGCCGCTCtcagcgcccgcgcccgcgccgccaccccgcccccGCAGACGCAGACCCGGCCGTTGTCCGCGTCGACGCCCCCGGCGGCGCAGGTGCCGGCACGCCAGGGCCACGCGGACGCGCGGAATGTCGCGGCGAGGAGGCCtttgagggagagagaggaagccgCCGCCGTCGCGGTCGCCCGAGCGCCGACGCCGACGGGATCCCAAGACAAGCCCGTGAAGGCTGCGGGCGGTGGGAGCGGCGATACGGCCACCACCGTTTGTAGAGGAGCAAACATCTGGGTGAGGGTCCCGCGCAAGCGAACGTCGTCGCCGCGGGTGGACTCTCCGCAGCAGCTGTCGGTGGAATCGACGGGGTCGGCGGCGGACGACGAGTACGTGTGGGCGGACAGGTACCGGCCCAGTCTGCTCGGGGAATTCATCTGCAACAAGGCCGTCGCCGACGAGCTCCACCGGCTG GTTACGGAACAAGAGTGCAACCATTTCATCTTCGAAGGCGCGCAGGCGGTCGGGAAGAGAAGCATGGTGCTGGCCCTTCTAAGGGATGCTTTTGGTCCTCATAATCTGCAG GTACAGGAACACTCAAGGAGGATGGAACTGAAGGGAGAAATGGCCAGACACATTGATGTGAAAGTCAAGATTTCAGGTCATCATGTGGAGGTTAACTTGGCTGATTTACATGGCTACGAGAATCATGTCATAACCTCTTTGCTAAATGAATCAATCCTGCCACCAGACTCGATCTGCGATCATACTAACTGCAAAG TGATTGTGGTCCACGACGCTGACAGACTCTCCTCCGATTTTCAACATTATATCGGTTGGTTTCTGGGAAGGTATGCAGGTTGCAACAAAATCATCTTCTGCTCCTCCGATTCTTCAAACCTTGAGGCTGTGAAACATCTATGCAAGGTCGTCACGCTTCAGCCACCTTCATTTGAGGAG ATGATCAAGGTTCTGGAGTTCATTGCTATGAAAGAAGGCATAGATTTGCCTCGCGGAATTGCCAGTAGAATTGCAGTGAGCGCAGGCAACAATCTCCGACAGGCAATACGTTCTTTTGAAGCTACATGGAGAGCAAA CTACCCATTCATAGAAGGTCAACCTATTCTGGCAGGATGGGAGGAAGAAATATATAATGTGGCCAAGAAAATCCTGGAGGAGCCAAGTCCAAAGCA GCTGTATCTCATTCGGGGGAAGATCAGAAAAATGATTGAGCATAGCGTGTCACCTTATTTCATTTTCCGT CACCTGGTTACTGAACTGAAAAGGGACAGGGATAAAGATTTTCAGAATAGCGTCGATGAACTGGCATCGGAGTTTAACCAT TGCGCAGGCCGCAGGTTTCAGAAAGAACAACTCAAAGAATACAGATCTCAGGACACAACTTTGGTCATCAGTATAGAACATTTGTCCAAGGAAGGCCGTGACCAAGGGGAAGCCATCCAACACTTCATAAAGATTGAAG AATTCACCGTGAGGTTCATGAGCTTCTACAGATCCCGGCAGAATTCACCGCGAGGTTCATGA